From a single Epinephelus fuscoguttatus linkage group LG18, E.fuscoguttatus.final_Chr_v1 genomic region:
- the ankrd34ba gene encoding ankyrin repeat domain-containing protein 34B, which produces MEGEGSNPGVAMDSGNPLLRAVFLRRLRLTRLLLEGGAYINESDSQGQTPLMVACRTQHIDAQSASRVKLVQFLLEKGADPNIQDKEGRSALMHACQEHAGPEVVSLLLASGADISLEDQSGTSALVYAVMAGDWKVLKLMLDTCKAKGKEVIIIATDKFPCGQLQATQYLGIPPLGSLDQTDKTASAAPASPSEIQLITSPQCTSSSLCPPKTVFSFKDAQSCGVSSHPCSPSRFQRLGQAVPNGLQQPLLRLNSEPWLKIPASLLSRQPLATLPSENGEDLNQSEDLSLRIPKLDGMNSTTDNFKWYEGSLAKDKGVEGENECANHTGQKISLPGLLSSHSHPNLHSANLGTDSLASSSSFSGGQNLSTPLHSMASSSLHSIIQRRKFGADIYSSDPQLARDIHNLPEESQQRARDITEVKKLAPLRCSSTLGSRESLSTGPNRRVLSGYERRGSGAFLLDHNSQARPRSLPPLALNSTNTPIHNAYNLSSSAGGGFCDKESGLKSFHPCAPPGHPKEMTRRMLLRRHSMQTEQLKTTA; this is translated from the coding sequence atggagggagaagGCAGTAACCCTGGGGTAGCTATGGATTCAGGTAACCCCTTGCTAAGAGCAGTCTTCCTCCGCCGCCTGCGGCTGACGCGGCTTCTCCTGGAGGGAGGTGCTTACATCAACGAGAGCGACAGCCAAGGTCAGACGCCCCTGATGGTGGCCTGCAGGACCCAGCACATCGACGCCCAGAGTGCCAGCCGAGTCAAGCTGGTCCAGTTTCTTCTGGAGAAAGGAGCAGACCCCAACATCCAGGACAAGGAGGGCCGCTCTGCGCTGATGCACGCCTGCCAGGAGCACGCCGGCCCTGAGGTGGTGTCTCTGCTACTGGCCAGTGGAGCAGACATCAGCCTGGAGGATCAGTCTGGCACATCAGCGCTGGTCTACGCAGTCATGGCTGGAGACTGGAAGGTTCTAAAGCTGATGCTCGACACATGCAAGGCCAAGGGGAAAGAGGTGATCATCATAGCCACTGACAAATTCCCATGTGGCCAACTGCAAGCCACACAGTACCTCGGCATTCCTCCCCTCGGTTCTCTTGATCAGACGGACAAAACGGCATCTGCAGCTCCTGCTTCTCCCTCTGAAATCCAGCTCATCACCTCCCCCCAATGCACCTCCTCTTCCTTGTGTCCCCCAAAGACTGTTTTCTCCTTTAAAGATGCCCAGTCCTGCGGCGTAAGCTCCCATCCATGTTCTCCATCACGATTTCAAAGGCTCGGCCAAGCGGTGCCAAATGGCCTGCAGCAGCCTCTCCTGAGGTTGAACTCTGAGCCCTGGCTGAAGATCCCGGCGTCTCTGCTCAGCCGGCAGCCTCTTGCAACCTTGCCTTCAGAAAACGGCGAAGACCTCAACCAAAGTGAGGACCTCTCTCTGAGAATTCCCAAACTAGATGGCATGAATTCGACAACTGACAACTTCAAATGGTATGAAGGAAGTTTGGCAAAGGACAAAGGAGTGGAAGGAGAAAATGAATGTGCCAACCACACGGGACAAAAGATATCCTTACCAGGTCTCCTATCATCCCACTCCCACCCCAACCTCCACTCTGCAAACCTTGGAACAGATTCACtcgcctcctcttcctccttttctgGGGGCCAAAACCTTAGCACTCCACTTCACAGCATGGCCTCATCAAGCCTTCACAGCATAATCCAGAGGCGCAAGTTCGGGGCCGACATCTACAGCTCTGACCCCCAGCTAGCTAGAGACATCCACAATCTGCCCGAGGAGTCCCAGCAAAGAGCAAGAGACATAACAGAGGTCAAGAAACTGGCCCCCTTACGCTGCTCCAGCACGCTGGGCTCCAGGGAGTCACTGTCAACCGGCCCCAACAGGAGAGTGCTGTCTGGGTACGAGCGCAGAGGGTCTGGAGCCTTCTTGTTGGACCACAACTCCCAGGCCAGGCCTAGATCTCTGCCGCCTCTGGCCCTCAACTCCACCAACACCCCCATCCATAATGCTTATAACCTTAGCTCCAGTGCTGGAGGTGGTTTCTGTGACAAAGAGTCTGGCCTAAAAAGTTTCCATCCCTGCGCTCCTCCTGGACACCCCAAAGAGATGACCAGGAGGATGCTGCTGCGGAGACACTCAATGCAGACCGAACAGCTTAAAACAACAGCCTGA